A genomic region of Zalophus californianus isolate mZalCal1 chromosome 1, mZalCal1.pri.v2, whole genome shotgun sequence contains the following coding sequences:
- the C1H3orf86 gene encoding uncharacterized protein C3orf86 homolog: MSKSLFGQGKKSLDTFFWVNEITGEITYPSMKADVPEASPASLENPQERPGSQYGSMQGAPLSAQGPSSIPVQKAALPPPPKASLKDTGSRYCLPSTPTHGLAKAGAMSTWLLSAVPVTISPRGSALPTCGPLGQVPLPPASSFPPSPSTPWAFTCKLKNVLTGNNRFSF, encoded by the coding sequence ATGTCTAAGAGTCTGTTTGGACAGGGGAAGAAATCTCTAGATACATTTTTCTGGGTAAACGAGATAACTGGAGAAATCACCTACCCTTCAATGAAGGCAGATGTACCTGAAGCTTCTCCAGCTTCTCTGGAGAATCCCCAAGAGAGGCCCGGATCTCAGTATGGGAGCATGCAGGGGGCTCCTCTCAGTGCCCAGGGCCCATCCAGCATACCTGTACAGAAGGCTGCCCTTCCACCTCCTCCTAAGGCTTCACTGAAAGACACTGGCTCAAGGTACTGCCTCCCATCTACACCAACCCATGGCCTGGCTAAGGCTGGAGCAATGAGCACCTGGCTGCTCTCAGCAGTTCCTGTGACTATCTCACCACGAGGAAGTGCTCTGCCAACATGTGGCCCCCTTGGACAagtccctctgcccccagcttcttcctttcctcccagtCCTTCTACCCCCTGGGCCTTCACCTGCAAGCTGAAAAATGTCCTTACTGGGAATAACCGATTTTCCTTTTGA